One bacterium genomic window, CGCCCTACGTCATCGCTATTTATGAGGCACAGGCCGGGGTAAAGGTCAGGGCATATAAATGTCGGGGACTAAAGTCCCCGTCCTACATTTAGGCCCACGGCGTGGATAAACCCGCGGCGGGTGTGTAAAGCCGCCACCGCGGCATGATTCACCTTAGCGGGTGATCGAGGCGGGTGCTATAATCCGGGGGCGTAAGTCCGAGATGGTCGCCGTGGCCTGATTTTTGCTTATGCTAAGGGAAGGGGGCCCGAGTGAAAGTATTGGTAACGGGCGGCGCCGGATTCATCGGCAGCCACATCGCCGACCGCTTCGCCGCCGAGGGCCACGCCGTCCATGTGGCGGACAATCTCTACTCCGGCCATCGCCGCAACCTCGACCCCGCCTGGGGCTTCAGCGAGCTGGACGTCTCGCAAGGCGACGGTCCCGGAAGCGGCGCCGGTTCGCTCCGGAAACTCTTCGAAGCGTTCGCCCCGGAGCTGGTGGTCCACGCCGCGGCCCAGGTCCGGGTCCGCTGCGACGACCACCTCCTCGACGCGCGGTACAACGTCCTCGGGTCGCTGAACGTGATCCACCTTGCGGCTGTCCACGGTGTGCGGCGGCTGGTCTACATCTCCACCGGCGGCGCCGGCTACGGCGAGCCCGAGTACATCCCCTGCGACGAGGACCACCCCATCCGGCCGATGAGCGCCTACGGCATCAGCAAGCTGACGGTGGAGCACTACCTGCGGCTGTACGCCCTCGAGCGCGGCCTGGACTACGCGGTCATCCGGCCCGGCAACGTCTTCGGTCCGCGTCAGGACGAGCGGGGCGAAGCCGGGGTGTGCGCCATCTTCACCGGCCTGATGCGCGCTGGGGAGCAGCCGGTCGTTTACGGCGACGGCTCCAACACCCGGGACTACGTGTACGTGGGCGACGTGGTGGAGGCGGTTTGGCTGGCCGCCACGCGGCCCGAGGCCTCGCGCCGGGTGTACAATGTGGGCACCGGCGTCGAGACCAGCACCCTGGACATCTACGACCACCTGGCCTCGCTCACCGGCTATCGCGGGAAACCGAAATATGCCCCCGAGCCCAACGAGGTGAAGCGGATCGCCCTGGACAGCGGTCGGATACAAAAAGAGCTGGGCTGGAAGCCGAAGCTCGACCTGCGCGCGGGACTGACCCGGCTGGTCAACTGGTCCGCCTCGGGCAGCCCTCGCTGAAGCACCGACCTTGAGGGGTAGAGCCTGCGGCGCCGCCCATCTACTAAATCACGGTTTTCTAATCCGGGTCGTTGAACCGCCCGCGGAGGGTGCATGGCGACGATTCTTGTGGTGGAGGACGAGGCCAACCTGCGACGGGCGGTCTGCCTCGGTCTGGAGCAAAGGGGATACCGCGTCCTGCAGGCGGGCACGCTGGGCGAGGCGCGCCGAAAGCTCCTCGGAAGTACGCCCGACGCCGTCCTCCTGGACCTCCGTCTGCCAGACGGAGACGGCCTCGCGCTCCTGGGCGAGATGAACGCCGGTCACCCCGAAACGCCCGTGGTGATTCTCACCGCCTACGGCGACGTGGACACGGCGGTGCGGGCGCTGAAGGCCGGGGCGGAGGATTTTTTCGAAAAGCCCTTCGAGCTCGAGGCGCTGGCGCTCATCCTGGAGCGGCTCGTCGAGAAGAAGCGGCTGCGGGACGAGGTGGCGTCCTTGCGGGAGAGGCTGGGCGACGCGGAGCCGCTCGGCGATTCCCCGGCCTGGCGGGCGGTCATGGAGACGGTCCGCCGGGTGGCCCCCACGAGCGCCACGGTGCTCTTCACCGGCGAGAGCGGCACGGGCAAAGAGGTGGCGGCCCGGGCGCTCCACCGCCTGAGCGGCCGTAAGGGCGAGTTCGTGGCGGTGCACGCGGCGGCCCTGCCCGCCGAGCTTCTGGAGAGCGAGCTCTTCGGCCACGCCCGCGGGGCCTTCTCCGGCGCGGTGAAGGACAAGCCCGGCTTCTTCGAGCGGGCCGACGGCGGCACCCTCTTCCTGGACGAAATCGGCGAGCTCCCGCAGGCGACCCAGGTCAAGCTCCTGCGGGTCCTCCAGGAGGGGGAGACGGTCCGCCTGGGCGAGACGAAACCGCGGCGGCTGGACCTGCGCCTCGCGGCGGCCACCAACTCCGACCTGAAGGCGGCCGTGGGGAGCGGAAAGTTCCGCGACGACCTCTACTACCGGCTGGCGGTGGTGACGGTGGAGCTGCCCCCGTTACGGGAGCGGGGGGAGGACGTGCCTCTGTTGACGGGGCATTTTTTGAGGCGGGCGGCGGCGACGCACGGGCTACCCCCGCGGAGATTCACCCCGGAGGCGGAACGTTTCTTGCGCGGGTACGCCTGGCCGGGCAACGTGCGCGAGCTTTCCAACCTCTGCGAGCGGCTGGTGATTCTCGGCCGCGGGGAGGAGATAGCCCCGGAGGAACTGCCCGCGGAGATTGCGGGAGCCGGGGCCACGGACTGGCCCCTGCCGCCGACCGGAGAGATGGGCTTGGACGAGGCGCTGGAGAGGCTGGAGCGGGGGATGCTCGAGCGCGCTCTGGCCGAAGCCGGGGGAGTGGCGCAGCGGGCGGCGAAGATTCTGGGCATCGGGCGCGGCGCCATGCAGTACAAGCTGAAGAAGTACGGCCTGGCGTGACGCATGGTTTCATGCGCCGGATAACGCGTTGATTATTAATGAGTTTGCTAAATTTTGAACCCCCGACTGCCGTCCGGGGGCCTTTCGTTGACCAAAAACCTGCGCCGGCGGGGTCCCCGGTCAGGGACGGGTAAATCGCACGAATTGCCCAAGGCCTGTATTATCAGTGAAATACACTCAGCCGTTTTCGCCCGCCGGACCCCTGGCACGCCCCTTGCTTTTAATACCGGCAAAGGAGAAAGATGTTCATCATCGCGCTGATATTCGCCATGCCCGTCCTCGGCCTCCTCGCCGGATACCTCCAGCGGCGGGATGGGGACCGGGTCCGCCTCCTGTGCCCGGCCTGCGGCGGCGAGATTTCCCGGGACTACCTGGCCTGCCCCCACTGCGGGTCGCGGCTCCAGTCCGCCTGCCCGGCGTGCGGCAAGCCGGTGCGCTCCCTCCGGAAGAGCTGTCCCCATTGCGGGACGCCGCTGGGGGGTGAGGCGAGGTGAAAAAGCCGGTAATCGCGGTTCTTGGGGTTCTTTCCGTCGGGGCGGTCGTTGCCGGGGTGGCGCTCATCGGCGTCTTCTGGCACCATGTCGAAGGTTGGGGACCGCCGCCGAGCCCCTGGCGTCACGGGGCGCAGGAGTGCCTCCAGGCGCCCGAGGAGCTGCCGCCGCCGATGCTCGAAAATCTTGACCGGATGAGCGCCGAGGAGAGGGAAGGGGCCCTCG contains:
- a CDS encoding NAD-dependent epimerase/dehydratase family protein, with product MKVLVTGGAGFIGSHIADRFAAEGHAVHVADNLYSGHRRNLDPAWGFSELDVSQGDGPGSGAGSLRKLFEAFAPELVVHAAAQVRVRCDDHLLDARYNVLGSLNVIHLAAVHGVRRLVYISTGGAGYGEPEYIPCDEDHPIRPMSAYGISKLTVEHYLRLYALERGLDYAVIRPGNVFGPRQDERGEAGVCAIFTGLMRAGEQPVVYGDGSNTRDYVYVGDVVEAVWLAATRPEASRRVYNVGTGVETSTLDIYDHLASLTGYRGKPKYAPEPNEVKRIALDSGRIQKELGWKPKLDLRAGLTRLVNWSASGSPR
- a CDS encoding sigma-54 dependent transcriptional regulator, with product MATILVVEDEANLRRAVCLGLEQRGYRVLQAGTLGEARRKLLGSTPDAVLLDLRLPDGDGLALLGEMNAGHPETPVVILTAYGDVDTAVRALKAGAEDFFEKPFELEALALILERLVEKKRLRDEVASLRERLGDAEPLGDSPAWRAVMETVRRVAPTSATVLFTGESGTGKEVAARALHRLSGRKGEFVAVHAAALPAELLESELFGHARGAFSGAVKDKPGFFERADGGTLFLDEIGELPQATQVKLLRVLQEGETVRLGETKPRRLDLRLAAATNSDLKAAVGSGKFRDDLYYRLAVVTVELPPLRERGEDVPLLTGHFLRRAAATHGLPPRRFTPEAERFLRGYAWPGNVRELSNLCERLVILGRGEEIAPEELPAEIAGAGATDWPLPPTGEMGLDEALERLERGMLERALAEAGGVAQRAAKILGIGRGAMQYKLKKYGLA
- a CDS encoding zinc ribbon domain-containing protein; protein product: MFIIALIFAMPVLGLLAGYLQRRDGDRVRLLCPACGGEISRDYLACPHCGSRLQSACPACGKPVRSLRKSCPHCGTPLGGEAR